One window from the genome of Paramormyrops kingsleyae isolate MSU_618 chromosome 3, PKINGS_0.4, whole genome shotgun sequence encodes:
- the gbf1 gene encoding Golgi-specific brefeldin A-resistance guanine nucleotide exchange factor 1 isoform X3, with the protein MVDKNIYIVQGEICAVVGAIKRNSRWSTHTPLDEEQDPLLNSFSHLKDLLNNIKELPQVEPNVFLRPFLEVVRSEDTTGPITGLALTSVNKFLSYGLIDANHEGAAEAIENMADAVTHARFVGTDPASDEVVLMKILQVLRTLLLTPVGAHLTNESVCEIMQSCFRICFEMRLSELLRKSAEHTLVDMVQQLFSRLPQFKEEAKGFVGTNMKKIPSCVLDKHDVIWAEQPINSSQSGLERVPVDELKMRAGGMSESTKWKKQKRSPRPPRHTARSSSGQSEPPQHTTLSNNLSGGMLFVEEQQSALPASDSAASSISSPVPDSGLDTSSKATSHEDLTDLEQSSSTATTPGTMAPPELPQPDPQCEGQQVERAQSASVESIPEVLEDRDSVAEQSDSASVHDMDYVNPRGVRFTQPSQKDGVAPMPYGLPCLRELFRFLISLTNPHDRHNSDVMLHMGLQLLTVALEAAYIAPYQSLLGLVKDELCRHLFQLLSMDRMNLYASSIRVCFLLFESMREHLKFQLEMYLKKLMDIITSENAKMPYEMKEMALEAIVQLWRIPSFVTELYINYDCDYYCSNLFEDLTKLLSKNAFPVSGQLYTTHLLSLEALLTVIDSIEAHCQAKVLNNTVQQDQSETLTADGESTVCDGTRTVTEAERLPTVRNGPEADVSPLCHTSAGHLIGDRLRQGRQDQEEPDLAEKKLPKKPLRFSSCFPDSQELLDIKNKKKLLITGTEQFNQKPKKGIQFLQEMGLLSSPMDNGEVAQWLRENPWLDKKMIGEFVSDRKNMELLDSFVNTFAFQGLRIDEALRLYLEAFRLPGEAPVIQRLLETFTDNWHKVNGSPFMTNDAGFALAYAIIMLNTDQHNHNVRKQNIPMTVEQFKKNLKGVNGSKDFDQDMLEDIYNAIKNEEIVMPDEQTGLVKENYVWSVLLHRGATSEGIFLHVPPGSYDHDLFTMTWGPTIAALSYVFDKSLDDAIIQKAIAGFRKCAMISAHYGFSDVFDNLIISLCKFTTLSSESIDNLPSVFGSNPKAQVAARTVFSLAHRHGDILREGWKNIMDSMLQLFRAELLPKALVEVEDFVEPSGKISLQREETPSNRGESAVLSFVNWLTLSGAEPSGLRGPSTENQEAKQAAMQCIKQCDPEKLITESKFLQLESLQELMKALISVTPDEETYDEEDATFCLEMLLRIVLENRDRVSCVWQAVRDHLCHLCVHAMESCFLVERAVVGLLRLAIRLLRREDISSQVLLSLRLLLMMKPHVLSRVSREVAYGLHELLKTNAANIHCSDDWFTLFSLLECIGAGVKPPASLQLTSGPDSDTGAQSDSELSSYHPSEVSLDRGYTSDSEVYTEHGKSRMPRSITDVDVANSGWLVVGKDDLDAAKSVAPSTKPPTPPLVNQYSLTLGQDMGLHDTKSLIKCVESLSFIVRDAAHVTPENFELCVRTIRVFVEASLNGGYRTHEKKRSHKYDTKSSRMRRRPREKEAAARRVKASSQRPSRPHSDEEEEEGVPASYHTVSLQVSQDLLDLMHTLHTRAASIYSSWAEELHHQETSGKKVEADSQTLWSSCWCPLLQGIAWLCCDARRQVRMQALTYLQRALLVHDLQTLDAVEWESCFNKVLFPLLTKLLDNISPADVGGMEETRMRACTLLSKVFLQHLSPLLSLPTFAALWLTILDFMDKYMHAGSSDLLLEAIPESLKNMLLVMDTAGIFHCADSRTGYSDLWEITWERIDCFLPRLRQELFKQAVMPEPVSSVPVEPSPAPAPRTASPVPATPPEPKIPSRPESPQEPPPLSANERSSPVPSTMPVPIPVKMSPSEAPPTINQSSPLILQPLASPLQVGVPPMSLPIILNPALIEATCPVPLLPASRPTEPSDVSEVK; encoded by the exons AGCTGCCCCAGGTAGAGCCCAATGTTTTCCTGCGACCCTTCCTGGAGGTGGTGCGATCTGAGGACACCACGGGCCCAATCACTGGCCTGGCGTTGACCTCTGTGAACAAATTCCTGTCCTATGGCCTCATAG ACGCCAACCACGAGGGGGCAGCGGAAGCCATCGAGAACATGGCGGATGCCGTGACGCACGCAAGGTTCGTGGGGACGGACCCTGCCAGTGATGAAGTGGTACTCATGAAAATCCTGCAG GTACTCAGGACACTGTTGCTGACGCCAGTGGGGGCCCATCTGACCAATGAGTCCGTGTGTGAGATTATGCAGTCCTGCTTCCGCATCTGCTTTGAGATGAGGCTCAGCG AGCTGCTGAGGAAGTCGGCTGAGCACACACTAGTGGACATGGTGCAGCAGCTGTTCTCCAG GTTGCCCCAGTTCAAGGAGGAGGCCAAAGGCTTTGTGGGCACCAACATGAAAAAG ATCCCCAGTTGTGTCCTGGACAAACACGATGTTATTTGGGCAGAGCAGCCTATAAACAGCAGTCAGAGTGGCTTAGAGAGGGTACCTGTGGACGAG CTTAAGATGCGTGCGGGGGGAATGTCGGAGTCAACTAAGTGGAAGAAGCAGAAGCGTTCCCCGCGGCCCCCCCGCCATACAGCGCGTAGCTCCTCAGGCCAGAGTGAACCTCCCCAGCACACCACGCTCAGCAATAACCTCTCAG GAGGCATGCTCTTCGTCGAGGAGCAGCAGTCTGCCCTCCCCGCATCCGACAGCGCCGCCTCCTCTATCTCGAGCCCGGTCCCCGACAGCGGCCTGGACACTTCCTCCAAGGCCACCTCCCACGAGGACCTGACGGACCTCGAGCAGAGTAGCTCCACGGCCACCACTCCAGGCACCATGGCGCCACCCGAGCTTCCTCAGCCTGACCCACAG TGTGagggccagcaggtggagcgTGCTCAGTCGGCCTCTGTGGAATCCATCCCCGAGGTACTGGAGGACCGGGACTCAGTGGCAGAGCAATCGGACAGTGCCTCTGTGCACGACATGGACTATGTGAACCCTCGCGGAGTGCGCTTCACACAGCCCAGCCAGAAGGATG GTGTCGCCCCTATGCCCTATGGCCTGCCCTGCCTCCGCGAGCTCTTCCGCTTCCTCATCTCGCTGACCAATCCGCACGACCGCCACAACTCTGATGTCATGCTGCACATGGGTCTGCAGCTGCTGACCGTGGCCCTAGAGGCCGCCTACATTGCCCCTTATCAGTCTCTGCTGGGCCTGGTCAAGGATGAGTTATGCCGGCACCTCTTCCAG CTGCTAAGCATGGACCGTATGAATTTATATGCCAGCTCCATACGAGTCTGCTTCTTGCTCTTTGAAAGTATGCGAGAGCATCTGAAATTCCAACTGGAG ATGTATCTGAAGAAGCTGATGGACATCATTACCTCTGAGAATGCAAAAATGCCCTATGAGATGAAGGAGATGGCTCTGGAGGCCATCGTGCAACTGTGGAGAATCCCAAGCTTTGTCACTGAGCTTTACATCAACTACGATTGTGACTattactgctccaacctgttTGAGGACCTCACCAAGCTGCTATCCAAG AACGCCTTTCCTGTATCTGGGCAGCTGTATACCACCCACCTTCTGTCCCTGGAGGCTCTGTTGACCGTGATTGACAGCATAGAAGCCCACTGTCAGGCCAAAGTGCTCAACAACACGGTGCAGCAGGACCAATCGGAGACCCTGACAGCCGACGGGGAGAGCACCGTCTGTGATGGCACACGCACGGTGACGG AAGCAGAGCGGCTCCCCACTGTACGGAATGGGCCTGAGGCCGATGTGAGCCCTCTGTGTCACACCTCTGCTGGACACCTGATAGGTGACAGGCTGAGACAGGGCCGGCAGGACCAGGAGGAACCCGACTTGG CTGAAAAGAAGTTGCCCAAAAAGCCGCTGAGATTCTCCAGCTGTTTCCCAGACTCTCAGGAGCTGCTTGACATTAAGAACAAGAAGAAG ctcctgatcacaggcacagagcagTTTAACCAGAAGCCCAAGAAGGGCATTCAGTTCCTGCAGGAGATGGGCCTGCTCAGTAGCCCCATGGACAATGGCGAAGTGGCCCAATGGCTGAGAGAGAACCCCTGGCTCGACAAGAAGATGATCGGGGAGTTTGTGAGCGACCGCAAGAACATGGAACTCTTGGACAGCTTTGTCAA CACCTTCGCTTTCCAAGGCCTTCGGATTGACGAGGCCCTGCGTCTGTACCTGGAGGCGTTCCGCTTGCCTGGTGAAGCCCCGGTCATCCAGAGGCTCCTGGAAACCTTCACTGACAACTGGCAT AAAGTGAACGGCTCCCCCTTCATGACGAATGACGCGGGCTTCGCCCTGGCCTATGCCATCATCATGCTCAACACTGACCAGCACAACCACAACGTGCGCAAGCAGAACATCCCCATGACTGTGGAG CAATTTAAGAAAAACCTTAAAGGGGTGAATGGGTCTAAGGACTTCGATCAGGATATGCTGGAAGACATCTATAATGCAATCAA GAATGAGGAAATCGTGATGCCCGATGAGCAAACGGGCCTGGTGAAAGAGAACTATGTGTGGAGCGTGCTCCTGCATCGTGGGGCCACATCCGAAGGCATCTTCCTGCACGTGCCTCCTGGCAGCTATGATCACGACCTCTTCACCATGACTTGGGGGCCCACCATTGCCGCCCTCTCCTATGTCTTCGACAAGAGCCTAGATGATGCCATCATCCAGAAGGCCATTGCTGGCTTCAG GAAATGTGCCATGATATCTGCTCATTATGGATTCAGCGACGTCTTTGATAATCTGATCATCTCACTCTGCAAGTTCACAACACTAAGCAGCGAG TCCATAGATAATCTCCCCTCAGTGTTTGGGAGCAACCCCAAGGCCCAGGTGGCAGCCAGGACAGTGTTCAGCCTGGCCCACCGGCACGGGGACATCCTGCGTGAAGGTTGGAAGAACATCATGGACTCTATGCTGCAGCTGTTCCGGGCCGAGTTGCTGCCCAAGGCCCTGGTGGAG gttGAAGATTTTGTTGAACCCAGTGGAAAAATTTCACTCCAGAGAGAAGAAACGCCATCAAACCG GGGTgagtcagcagtgctgagctTTGTCAATTGGCTGACCCTGAGTGGAGCGGAGCCATCTGGACTGAGGGGGCCTTCCACTGAGAACCAGGAGGCCAAGCAGGCCGCCATGCAGTGCATCAAG CAATGTGACCCTGAGAAGCTGATCACCGAGAGTAAGTTTCTCCAGCTGGAATCTCTACAGGAGCTGATGAAG GCTTTGATCTCGGTGACACCGGACGAAGAAACCTATGATGAGGAGGATGCCACTTTCTGCTTGGAGATGCTGTTGCGCATTGTACTGGAAAACAG GGACCGCGTGTCGTGTGTGTGGCAGGCAGTGCGTGATCACCTCTGCCATCTGTGTGTGCACGCCATGGAGAGCTGCTTCCTGGTGGAGAGGGCGGTGGTGGGGCTCCTGAGGCTGGCCATACGCCTGCTCCGCAGAGAGGACATCAGCTCCCAG GTGCTGCTCTCTCTGCGGCTCTTGCTGATGATGAAGCCCCATGTTCTATCCCGCGTGAGCCGTGAGGTTGCCTATGGGCTGCATGAATTGCTGAAGACCAACGCTGCCAACATCCATTGCAGTGACGACTGGTTCACACTCTTCTCTCTCCTGGAGTGCATTGGGGCTGGTGTGAAGCCCCCAGCCTCTCTCCAGCTCACCTCTGGACCTGACAGCGACACGG GTGCCCAATCGGACAGTGAGTTGTCATCCTACCACCCCAGTGAGGTTAGCCTGGACCGGGGCTACACCTCTGACTCTGAGGTCTATACGGAGCATGGCAAGTCCAGGATGCCACGCTCCATCACGGACGTCGACGTGGCCAATAGCGGTTGGTTGGTG GTTGGAAAAGATGACCTGGATGCTGCCAAGTCTGTGGCCCCCAGCACCAAGCCACCTACCCCACCCCTTGTTAACCAGTACAGCCTGACACTAGGCCAGGACATGGGCCTTCATGACACTAAGTCCCTGATAAAGTGTGTGGAGTCTCTGTCCTTCATCGTTCGCGATGCCGCCCACGTCACCCCAGAGAATTTTGAGCTGTGCGTCAGGACCATACGCGTGTTTGTGGAGGCCAGCCTCAATGGAG GTTATAGGACCCATGAGAAGAAGAGGAGCCATAAGTACGACACCAAGTCCAGCCGGATGCGCAGGAGGCCAAGGGAGAAAGAGGCAGCTGCACGACGGGTCAAGGCCTCCAGCCAGCGGCCCTCCCGGCCACACAGcgatgaagaggaggaggagggcgTGCCAGCCAGCTACCACACGGTGTCATTACAGGTTAGTCAGGAC TTGCTGGATCTGATGCATACACTACACACACGAGCAGCCAGCATCTACAGCTCCTGGGCAGAGGAACTGCACCACCAGGAGACGTCAGGAAAAAAGGTTGAAGCAGACTCCCAGACCCTGTGGTCCAGCTGTTGGTGCCCACTCCTACAAG GGATTGCCTGGCTATGCTGTGATGCACGGCGTCAGGTACGAATGCAGGCCCTCACTTACCTGCAGAGAGCGCTGTTAGTGCATGACCTGCAGACCCTGGATGCTGTGGAATGGGAGTCCTGCTTCAACAAG GTGCTGTTCCCACTGTTAACCAAATTGCTAGACAACATCAGCCCTGCAGATGTGGGTGGAATGGAGGAAACCCGCATGAGGGCCTGTACCCTGCTGTCAAAG GTCTTCCTACAGCATCTCTCTCCTCTGTTGTCACTTCCTACATTTGCTGCTCTGTGGCTCACCATTCTGGACTTCATGGACAAATACATGCACGCCGGATCGAGCGACCTGCTG CTGGAAGCCATCCCAGAGTCCCTGAAGAACATGCTCCTGGTGATGGACACAGCCGGCATCTTCCACTGTGCCGACTCGCGCACTGGATACTCTGACCTATGGGAGATCACCTGGGAGAGGATTGACTGCTTCTTGCCACGGCTACGACAGGAGCTCTTCAAGCAGGCTGTCATGCCAG AACCTGTTTCTAGCGTGCCAGTTGAGCCCTCCCCAGCCCCAGCTCCTCGTACTGCATCCCCAGTGCCAGCAACCCCCCCAGAGCCAAAGATTCCCAGCAGGCCAGAGTCACCCCAGGAGCCTCCCCCTCTCAGTGCCAACG AGCGATCCTCTCCAGTGCCCTCTACAATGCCAGTGCCCATCCCTGTGAAGATGAGCCCCAGTGAGGCTCCTCCTACCATCAATCAGTCATCTCCCCTCATCCTGCAGCCTCTGGCCTCGCCACTGCAGGTGGGCGTACCGCCCATGTCCTTGCCAATCATCCTTAACCCCGCCCTTATAGAGGCCACTTGTCCCGTACCACTGCTCCCTGCTTCTCGGCCCACAGAGCCCAGTGACGTCTCTGAGGTAAAGTAG
- the gbf1 gene encoding Golgi-specific brefeldin A-resistance guanine nucleotide exchange factor 1 isoform X2, producing the protein MVDKNIYIVQGEICAVVGAIKRNSRWSTHTPLDEEQDPLLNSFSHLKDLLNNIKELPQVEPNVFLRPFLEVVRSEDTTGPITGLALTSVNKFLSYGLIDANHEGAAEAIENMADAVTHARFVGTDPASDEVVLMKILQVLRTLLLTPVGAHLTNESVCEIMQSCFRICFEMRLSELLRKSAEHTLVDMVQQLFSRLPQFKEEAKGFVGTNMKKIPSCVLDKHDVIWAEQPINSSQSGLERAYNILWKNKRVQLKMRAGGMSESTKWKKQKRSPRPPRHTARSSSGQSEPPQHTTLSNNLSGGMLFVEEQQSALPASDSAASSISSPVPDSGLDTSSKATSHEDLTDLEQSSSTATTPGTMAPPELPQPDPQCEGQQVERAQSASVESIPEVLEDRDSVAEQSDSASVHDMDYVNPRGVRFTQPSQKDGVAPMPYGLPCLRELFRFLISLTNPHDRHNSDVMLHMGLQLLTVALEAAYIAPYQSLLGLVKDELCRHLFQLLSMDRMNLYASSIRVCFLLFESMREHLKFQLEMYLKKLMDIITSENAKMPYEMKEMALEAIVQLWRIPSFVTELYINYDCDYYCSNLFEDLTKLLSKNAFPVSGQLYTTHLLSLEALLTVIDSIEAHCQAKVLNNTVQQDQSETLTADGESTVCDGTRTVTEAERLPTVRNGPEADVSPLCHTSAGHLIGDRLRQGRQDQEEPDLAEKKLPKKPLRFSSCFPDSQELLDIKNKKKLLITGTEQFNQKPKKGIQFLQEMGLLSSPMDNGEVAQWLRENPWLDKKMIGEFVSDRKNMELLDSFVNTFAFQGLRIDEALRLYLEAFRLPGEAPVIQRLLETFTDNWHKVNGSPFMTNDAGFALAYAIIMLNTDQHNHNVRKQNIPMTVEQFKKNLKGVNGSKDFDQDMLEDIYNAIKNEEIVMPDEQTGLVKENYVWSVLLHRGATSEGIFLHVPPGSYDHDLFTMTWGPTIAALSYVFDKSLDDAIIQKAIAGFRKCAMISAHYGFSDVFDNLIISLCKFTTLSSESIDNLPSVFGSNPKAQVAARTVFSLAHRHGDILREGWKNIMDSMLQLFRAELLPKALVEVEDFVEPSGKISLQREETPSNRGESAVLSFVNWLTLSGAEPSGLRGPSTENQEAKQAAMQCIKQCDPEKLITESKFLQLESLQELMKALISVTPDEETYDEEDATFCLEMLLRIVLENRDRVSCVWQAVRDHLCHLCVHAMESCFLVERAVVGLLRLAIRLLRREDISSQVLLSLRLLLMMKPHVLSRVSREVAYGLHELLKTNAANIHCSDDWFTLFSLLECIGAGVKPPASLQLTSGPDSDTGAQSDSELSSYHPSEVSLDRGYTSDSEVYTEHGKSRMPRSITDVDVANSGWLVVGKDDLDAAKSVAPSTKPPTPPLVNQYSLTLGQDMGLHDTKSLIKCVESLSFIVRDAAHVTPENFELCVRTIRVFVEASLNGGYRTHEKKRSHKYDTKSSRMRRRPREKEAAARRVKASSQRPSRPHSDEEEEEGVPASYHTVSLQLLDLMHTLHTRAASIYSSWAEELHHQETSGKKVEADSQTLWSSCWCPLLQGIAWLCCDARRQVRMQALTYLQRALLVHDLQTLDAVEWESCFNKVLFPLLTKLLDNISPADVGGMEETRMRACTLLSKVFLQHLSPLLSLPTFAALWLTILDFMDKYMHAGSSDLLLEAIPESLKNMLLVMDTAGIFHCADSRTGYSDLWEITWERIDCFLPRLRQELFKQAVMPEPVSSVPVEPSPAPAPRTASPVPATPPEPKIPSRPESPQEPPPLSANERSSPVPSTMPVPIPVKMSPSEAPPTINQSSPLILQPLASPLQVGVPPMSLPIILNPALIEATCPVPLLPASRPTEPSDVSEVK; encoded by the exons AGCTGCCCCAGGTAGAGCCCAATGTTTTCCTGCGACCCTTCCTGGAGGTGGTGCGATCTGAGGACACCACGGGCCCAATCACTGGCCTGGCGTTGACCTCTGTGAACAAATTCCTGTCCTATGGCCTCATAG ACGCCAACCACGAGGGGGCAGCGGAAGCCATCGAGAACATGGCGGATGCCGTGACGCACGCAAGGTTCGTGGGGACGGACCCTGCCAGTGATGAAGTGGTACTCATGAAAATCCTGCAG GTACTCAGGACACTGTTGCTGACGCCAGTGGGGGCCCATCTGACCAATGAGTCCGTGTGTGAGATTATGCAGTCCTGCTTCCGCATCTGCTTTGAGATGAGGCTCAGCG AGCTGCTGAGGAAGTCGGCTGAGCACACACTAGTGGACATGGTGCAGCAGCTGTTCTCCAG GTTGCCCCAGTTCAAGGAGGAGGCCAAAGGCTTTGTGGGCACCAACATGAAAAAG ATCCCCAGTTGTGTCCTGGACAAACACGATGTTATTTGGGCAGAGCAGCCTATAAACAGCAGTCAGAGTGGCTTAGAGAGG GCTTACAATATCTTGTGGAAAAACAAACGTGTGCAG CTTAAGATGCGTGCGGGGGGAATGTCGGAGTCAACTAAGTGGAAGAAGCAGAAGCGTTCCCCGCGGCCCCCCCGCCATACAGCGCGTAGCTCCTCAGGCCAGAGTGAACCTCCCCAGCACACCACGCTCAGCAATAACCTCTCAG GAGGCATGCTCTTCGTCGAGGAGCAGCAGTCTGCCCTCCCCGCATCCGACAGCGCCGCCTCCTCTATCTCGAGCCCGGTCCCCGACAGCGGCCTGGACACTTCCTCCAAGGCCACCTCCCACGAGGACCTGACGGACCTCGAGCAGAGTAGCTCCACGGCCACCACTCCAGGCACCATGGCGCCACCCGAGCTTCCTCAGCCTGACCCACAG TGTGagggccagcaggtggagcgTGCTCAGTCGGCCTCTGTGGAATCCATCCCCGAGGTACTGGAGGACCGGGACTCAGTGGCAGAGCAATCGGACAGTGCCTCTGTGCACGACATGGACTATGTGAACCCTCGCGGAGTGCGCTTCACACAGCCCAGCCAGAAGGATG GTGTCGCCCCTATGCCCTATGGCCTGCCCTGCCTCCGCGAGCTCTTCCGCTTCCTCATCTCGCTGACCAATCCGCACGACCGCCACAACTCTGATGTCATGCTGCACATGGGTCTGCAGCTGCTGACCGTGGCCCTAGAGGCCGCCTACATTGCCCCTTATCAGTCTCTGCTGGGCCTGGTCAAGGATGAGTTATGCCGGCACCTCTTCCAG CTGCTAAGCATGGACCGTATGAATTTATATGCCAGCTCCATACGAGTCTGCTTCTTGCTCTTTGAAAGTATGCGAGAGCATCTGAAATTCCAACTGGAG ATGTATCTGAAGAAGCTGATGGACATCATTACCTCTGAGAATGCAAAAATGCCCTATGAGATGAAGGAGATGGCTCTGGAGGCCATCGTGCAACTGTGGAGAATCCCAAGCTTTGTCACTGAGCTTTACATCAACTACGATTGTGACTattactgctccaacctgttTGAGGACCTCACCAAGCTGCTATCCAAG AACGCCTTTCCTGTATCTGGGCAGCTGTATACCACCCACCTTCTGTCCCTGGAGGCTCTGTTGACCGTGATTGACAGCATAGAAGCCCACTGTCAGGCCAAAGTGCTCAACAACACGGTGCAGCAGGACCAATCGGAGACCCTGACAGCCGACGGGGAGAGCACCGTCTGTGATGGCACACGCACGGTGACGG AAGCAGAGCGGCTCCCCACTGTACGGAATGGGCCTGAGGCCGATGTGAGCCCTCTGTGTCACACCTCTGCTGGACACCTGATAGGTGACAGGCTGAGACAGGGCCGGCAGGACCAGGAGGAACCCGACTTGG CTGAAAAGAAGTTGCCCAAAAAGCCGCTGAGATTCTCCAGCTGTTTCCCAGACTCTCAGGAGCTGCTTGACATTAAGAACAAGAAGAAG ctcctgatcacaggcacagagcagTTTAACCAGAAGCCCAAGAAGGGCATTCAGTTCCTGCAGGAGATGGGCCTGCTCAGTAGCCCCATGGACAATGGCGAAGTGGCCCAATGGCTGAGAGAGAACCCCTGGCTCGACAAGAAGATGATCGGGGAGTTTGTGAGCGACCGCAAGAACATGGAACTCTTGGACAGCTTTGTCAA CACCTTCGCTTTCCAAGGCCTTCGGATTGACGAGGCCCTGCGTCTGTACCTGGAGGCGTTCCGCTTGCCTGGTGAAGCCCCGGTCATCCAGAGGCTCCTGGAAACCTTCACTGACAACTGGCAT AAAGTGAACGGCTCCCCCTTCATGACGAATGACGCGGGCTTCGCCCTGGCCTATGCCATCATCATGCTCAACACTGACCAGCACAACCACAACGTGCGCAAGCAGAACATCCCCATGACTGTGGAG CAATTTAAGAAAAACCTTAAAGGGGTGAATGGGTCTAAGGACTTCGATCAGGATATGCTGGAAGACATCTATAATGCAATCAA GAATGAGGAAATCGTGATGCCCGATGAGCAAACGGGCCTGGTGAAAGAGAACTATGTGTGGAGCGTGCTCCTGCATCGTGGGGCCACATCCGAAGGCATCTTCCTGCACGTGCCTCCTGGCAGCTATGATCACGACCTCTTCACCATGACTTGGGGGCCCACCATTGCCGCCCTCTCCTATGTCTTCGACAAGAGCCTAGATGATGCCATCATCCAGAAGGCCATTGCTGGCTTCAG GAAATGTGCCATGATATCTGCTCATTATGGATTCAGCGACGTCTTTGATAATCTGATCATCTCACTCTGCAAGTTCACAACACTAAGCAGCGAG TCCATAGATAATCTCCCCTCAGTGTTTGGGAGCAACCCCAAGGCCCAGGTGGCAGCCAGGACAGTGTTCAGCCTGGCCCACCGGCACGGGGACATCCTGCGTGAAGGTTGGAAGAACATCATGGACTCTATGCTGCAGCTGTTCCGGGCCGAGTTGCTGCCCAAGGCCCTGGTGGAG gttGAAGATTTTGTTGAACCCAGTGGAAAAATTTCACTCCAGAGAGAAGAAACGCCATCAAACCG GGGTgagtcagcagtgctgagctTTGTCAATTGGCTGACCCTGAGTGGAGCGGAGCCATCTGGACTGAGGGGGCCTTCCACTGAGAACCAGGAGGCCAAGCAGGCCGCCATGCAGTGCATCAAG CAATGTGACCCTGAGAAGCTGATCACCGAGAGTAAGTTTCTCCAGCTGGAATCTCTACAGGAGCTGATGAAG GCTTTGATCTCGGTGACACCGGACGAAGAAACCTATGATGAGGAGGATGCCACTTTCTGCTTGGAGATGCTGTTGCGCATTGTACTGGAAAACAG GGACCGCGTGTCGTGTGTGTGGCAGGCAGTGCGTGATCACCTCTGCCATCTGTGTGTGCACGCCATGGAGAGCTGCTTCCTGGTGGAGAGGGCGGTGGTGGGGCTCCTGAGGCTGGCCATACGCCTGCTCCGCAGAGAGGACATCAGCTCCCAG GTGCTGCTCTCTCTGCGGCTCTTGCTGATGATGAAGCCCCATGTTCTATCCCGCGTGAGCCGTGAGGTTGCCTATGGGCTGCATGAATTGCTGAAGACCAACGCTGCCAACATCCATTGCAGTGACGACTGGTTCACACTCTTCTCTCTCCTGGAGTGCATTGGGGCTGGTGTGAAGCCCCCAGCCTCTCTCCAGCTCACCTCTGGACCTGACAGCGACACGG GTGCCCAATCGGACAGTGAGTTGTCATCCTACCACCCCAGTGAGGTTAGCCTGGACCGGGGCTACACCTCTGACTCTGAGGTCTATACGGAGCATGGCAAGTCCAGGATGCCACGCTCCATCACGGACGTCGACGTGGCCAATAGCGGTTGGTTGGTG GTTGGAAAAGATGACCTGGATGCTGCCAAGTCTGTGGCCCCCAGCACCAAGCCACCTACCCCACCCCTTGTTAACCAGTACAGCCTGACACTAGGCCAGGACATGGGCCTTCATGACACTAAGTCCCTGATAAAGTGTGTGGAGTCTCTGTCCTTCATCGTTCGCGATGCCGCCCACGTCACCCCAGAGAATTTTGAGCTGTGCGTCAGGACCATACGCGTGTTTGTGGAGGCCAGCCTCAATGGAG GTTATAGGACCCATGAGAAGAAGAGGAGCCATAAGTACGACACCAAGTCCAGCCGGATGCGCAGGAGGCCAAGGGAGAAAGAGGCAGCTGCACGACGGGTCAAGGCCTCCAGCCAGCGGCCCTCCCGGCCACACAGcgatgaagaggaggaggagggcgTGCCAGCCAGCTACCACACGGTGTCATTACAG TTGCTGGATCTGATGCATACACTACACACACGAGCAGCCAGCATCTACAGCTCCTGGGCAGAGGAACTGCACCACCAGGAGACGTCAGGAAAAAAGGTTGAAGCAGACTCCCAGACCCTGTGGTCCAGCTGTTGGTGCCCACTCCTACAAG GGATTGCCTGGCTATGCTGTGATGCACGGCGTCAGGTACGAATGCAGGCCCTCACTTACCTGCAGAGAGCGCTGTTAGTGCATGACCTGCAGACCCTGGATGCTGTGGAATGGGAGTCCTGCTTCAACAAG GTGCTGTTCCCACTGTTAACCAAATTGCTAGACAACATCAGCCCTGCAGATGTGGGTGGAATGGAGGAAACCCGCATGAGGGCCTGTACCCTGCTGTCAAAG GTCTTCCTACAGCATCTCTCTCCTCTGTTGTCACTTCCTACATTTGCTGCTCTGTGGCTCACCATTCTGGACTTCATGGACAAATACATGCACGCCGGATCGAGCGACCTGCTG CTGGAAGCCATCCCAGAGTCCCTGAAGAACATGCTCCTGGTGATGGACACAGCCGGCATCTTCCACTGTGCCGACTCGCGCACTGGATACTCTGACCTATGGGAGATCACCTGGGAGAGGATTGACTGCTTCTTGCCACGGCTACGACAGGAGCTCTTCAAGCAGGCTGTCATGCCAG AACCTGTTTCTAGCGTGCCAGTTGAGCCCTCCCCAGCCCCAGCTCCTCGTACTGCATCCCCAGTGCCAGCAACCCCCCCAGAGCCAAAGATTCCCAGCAGGCCAGAGTCACCCCAGGAGCCTCCCCCTCTCAGTGCCAACG AGCGATCCTCTCCAGTGCCCTCTACAATGCCAGTGCCCATCCCTGTGAAGATGAGCCCCAGTGAGGCTCCTCCTACCATCAATCAGTCATCTCCCCTCATCCTGCAGCCTCTGGCCTCGCCACTGCAGGTGGGCGTACCGCCCATGTCCTTGCCAATCATCCTTAACCCCGCCCTTATAGAGGCCACTTGTCCCGTACCACTGCTCCCTGCTTCTCGGCCCACAGAGCCCAGTGACGTCTCTGAGGTAAAGTAG